The sequence below is a genomic window from Flavobacterium sediminilitoris.
AGGAATGATCTGATTTTTGTCTTTGACTTCTACTAAATCTAGTTTAATATAAATGGTTTTAGTATTTCTAATTTTTTCCAATTCAATATAGCTTTCAATATATTTCAACTCACTTTCTATAGGAATTTTTTCTTTTTGAGTTTCATAAGTAGTAAATCGCATAATCTCACTCAGTTTTTCTATAGCTGGTAAGGCTTGCTCAGATTTTGTAAAAACCATTGAATAGATATTATTCAGTGTATTAAAAATAAAATGTGGATTAATTTGTGATTTTAAAAACTGAATTTCCGCTTTTTTCTTTTCTTCGTTCAGTTGTACTTCATTCTGTAAAGTTCTTATGAAATTAATCACTAGCCAAATAATAGTACTTGTAATAATAGGCTTTGATGCCCAATGTAAATTGTCAAAAATATAATAAGTAAAATGAGTTCCTTCAAAATAATTTCCAGTTCCAATGACATGAGGAGAAATAATTTCTTCTATTATATAACGAACAATTATAAAATAAGCAAAAATTAGAATCAATCCTACTAAAAATTTGACTGTCATCTTAATGTCAAAAAAAATTTTTAAGATGAAAAGATAATTTAGATAAAAAGTAGAAATAGTAATAAAGAGATAAGTTAATTCAAAATAGGTAATTTCGTCAAGACTAAAGATAAACTCATTCTCTGGCTTTAATTTGACAAGGTAGCTAGATAGAAAAACCAACCAATATATGGAGTGAATTATAATTTCTTTTTGTTTTGAAAAGGGTTTCATTTCATTTTTACATTTTACTTTGTAAAAGTACAGGAGCTTTTTTTAAATAAAAAAGTGTTGACAGAATAAAATAAGGTGTTTATCGAAAAAATGAAGTATAGGGTTTAAATAATCTTCAACTTTGATTCAAACATTAAAAAAATAATATCATGAACAAAGTCATTTTCTTTATCGCATTTTTAGTAATTTCAAATGTTAAAGCACAGCAAAATATCTTTAAAGATAAATTTGATGATGCTATTCCAGTATTGAATTTCGGAACATTTCATATGGGATTCACTTCTGACGCTAATTCTGTAGATTTTGATGAAAACGATAAAAAAAATCAAAAAGAAGTGCATAAAATAGCAAAAATGATTGCAGAA
It includes:
- a CDS encoding sensor histidine kinase, with protein sequence MTVKFLVGLILIFAYFIIVRYIIEEIISPHVIGTGNYFEGTHFTYYIFDNLHWASKPIITSTIIWLVINFIRTLQNEVQLNEEKKKAEIQFLKSQINPHFIFNTLNNIYSMVFTKSEQALPAIEKLSEIMRFTTYETQKEKIPIESELKYIESYIELEKIRNTKTIYIKLDLVEVKDKNQIIPPYLLLPFIENCIKHGVLDDVKNPVLFSIKSNSKKIIIETENHINNKLKDVHSGIGIANLKKRLKYYYPNKHIFKVKNDGIIFKSYLEIQL